A genomic region of Mus musculus strain C57BL/6J chromosome 7, GRCm38.p6 C57BL/6J contains the following coding sequences:
- the Olfr513 gene encoding olfactory receptor 513 has protein sequence MGRGNRTTVTEFVLMGFTDRPELQLPLFVVFLILITLVGNLGMILLIKADSRLHTPMYYFLSHLAFIDLCYSSSIGPKMLQNLLVKKKTISFSGCFAQLYFSSAFVTTECFLLATMAYDRYMAICNPLTYTAIMTQRVCKELVIGVYTYGFLNSVIQTVLTFQLSFCNSNVIHHFYCADPPLLALSCSDTHNKERQLLIFSAVNLTGSLMTVLISYICILVSIIKIEPSQGKCKAFSTCASHLTVVTIFYGTLFFMYMRQPKTGSSWKYSKVISVFYSLVIPMLNPLIYSLRNTEVKDTLKKMLEGKTS, from the coding sequence ATGGGAAGAGGCAATCGCACCACAGTAACAGAATTTGTCCTCATGGGATTCACAGATCGCCCTGAGCTTCAGCTCCCCCTCTTTGTGGTGTTCCTGATTCTCATTACCCTGGTAGGAAACCTTGGCATGATCTTGCTCATCAAGGCAGATTCCAGGCTTCACACGCCAATGTACTATTTCCTCAGCCACCTGGCTTTCATTGATCTCTGTTATTCATCTTCCATTGGGCCAAAAATGCTGCAAAATTTATTGGTGAAGAAAAAAACCATCTCCTTTTCAGGCTGTTTTGCTCAGCTGTACTTCTCCAGTGCTTTTGTCACTACTGAATGCTTCCTCTTGGCCACAATGGCCTATGATCGTTACATGGCCATCTGTAATCCCCTAACCTACACAGCCATCATGACACAGCGGGTCTGCAAGGAACTGGTGATAGGAGTCTACACCTATGGCTTCCTGAACTCTGTGATACAGACAGTACTGACTTTCCAGCTGTCTTTCTGCAACTCCAATGTGATCCACCACTTCTACTGTGCTGACCCCCCTCTCCTTGCACTCTCCTGCTCTGACACCCACAACAAAGAGAGGCAGCTTCTGATCTTCTCGGCAGTGAATCTCACTGGATCCCTCATGACTGTCCTCATCTCCTATATCTGCATCCTAGTGTCCATTATAAAAATTGAGCCTTCCCAGGGCAAGTGTAAAGCATTCTCCACCTGTGCCTCCCACCTCACTGTGGTCACCATCTTCTATGGGACGTTATTTTTCATGTACATGCGGCAACCAAAAACTGGGAGTTCGTGGAAGTATAGCAAAGTGATCTCTGTGTTTTATAGTCTTGTGATTCCCATGCTTAACCCTCTCATCTATAGCCTGAGAAACACAGAGGTAAAGGATACTCTGAAAAAAATGCTGGAGGGCAAAACTTCATAG